In one Longimicrobiales bacterium genomic region, the following are encoded:
- the glmS gene encoding glutamine--fructose-6-phosphate transaminase (isomerizing) — MCGIVGYVGSREAAPILLNGLNRLEYRGYDSAGVVVQNGVGLITRKVVGRVSGLESLLSEEPACGTSGIGHTRWATHGAPTQVNAHPHTDCTGRLALVHNGIIENADVLRTHLENKGHVFRTETDTEVIVHLIEDTKADTLEERVAAALGLVVGAYAIAVMSADEPGRIVVARRGSPVLIGVGEAEYFIGSDPSAVVDYTRQVVYLDDGDIAVLTADGMHVVDHDARVQVRSVDRIDWSIEAIERGNHAHFMHKEIHEQPESARNTMRGRLGEDGNVRLDGLKLTPEQCRRFRRVLILGCGTSWHAGLIGRQVIERLTGLPVQVEYASEYRYQHQLDASDTLAVAISQSGETADTLEAMRAARAAGAHVVGIVNVVGSTIARDADGGIYLHVGPEVGVASTKAFTSQIIALLMLGVYLGRHRDLAEEEAAALLCELDTLPSLIRRTLRLEPQVEAIAASFAEAPNALYLGRGVNFPVALEGALKLKEISYIHAEGLPAAEMKHGPIALIDENMPVVFVAPSDEVYEKVVSNIQEVKARGGRILVIGTEGNGDLRAIVDHQLNVPRTSPMLSPLLTVIPLQLLAYHIAVLRGCDVDRPRNLAKSVTVE; from the coding sequence ATGTGTGGAATCGTCGGCTACGTGGGCAGTCGCGAGGCGGCGCCGATCCTGTTGAACGGGCTCAACCGGCTCGAGTACCGCGGCTATGACTCGGCCGGTGTGGTGGTGCAGAACGGTGTCGGGCTGATCACGCGGAAGGTGGTCGGCCGGGTGAGCGGACTGGAGTCGCTGCTGAGCGAGGAGCCCGCGTGCGGCACGAGCGGCATCGGCCACACGCGCTGGGCGACCCACGGCGCACCGACGCAGGTGAACGCGCATCCGCATACCGATTGCACCGGCCGCCTGGCACTGGTGCACAACGGCATCATCGAGAACGCCGACGTACTGCGCACGCACCTCGAGAACAAGGGTCACGTGTTCCGGACGGAGACGGACACCGAGGTCATCGTCCACCTGATCGAGGACACGAAGGCAGACACGCTCGAGGAGCGGGTCGCCGCCGCGCTCGGCCTGGTGGTGGGTGCCTACGCGATCGCCGTGATGAGCGCGGACGAACCCGGTCGCATCGTGGTCGCGCGGCGCGGCTCTCCGGTTCTGATCGGTGTGGGCGAGGCGGAGTACTTCATCGGATCGGACCCGTCGGCCGTGGTCGATTACACGCGGCAGGTCGTCTACCTGGATGATGGTGACATCGCGGTGCTGACTGCCGACGGCATGCACGTGGTGGATCACGATGCGCGTGTACAGGTCCGCTCCGTCGACCGGATCGACTGGTCGATCGAAGCGATCGAGCGTGGCAATCACGCGCACTTCATGCACAAGGAGATTCACGAGCAGCCCGAGTCCGCACGCAACACCATGCGTGGTCGGCTGGGCGAGGACGGCAATGTACGGCTGGACGGGCTGAAGCTGACGCCGGAGCAGTGCCGCCGCTTCCGGCGCGTGCTGATCCTGGGCTGCGGCACGTCCTGGCACGCGGGGCTGATCGGCCGGCAGGTGATCGAGCGACTGACAGGACTGCCGGTGCAGGTCGAGTACGCGTCGGAGTACCGCTACCAGCACCAGCTCGACGCATCGGATACGCTGGCAGTCGCGATCTCGCAGTCGGGTGAGACCGCGGACACGCTGGAGGCGATGCGTGCGGCGCGCGCGGCGGGCGCGCACGTGGTCGGCATCGTCAACGTCGTGGGCAGCACGATCGCGCGCGATGCGGACGGCGGCATCTACCTGCACGTTGGACCGGAGGTCGGCGTCGCATCGACCAAGGCGTTCACGTCGCAGATCATCGCGCTGCTGATGCTGGGCGTATACCTCGGTCGGCACCGTGACCTCGCCGAGGAGGAAGCGGCGGCGTTGCTGTGTGAGCTGGACACGCTGCCGTCGCTGATCCGGCGCACGCTGCGACTGGAGCCGCAGGTCGAGGCGATTGCGGCGTCGTTCGCCGAGGCGCCGAACGCTCTGTACCTCGGCCGGGGCGTCAACTTCCCGGTCGCGCTCGAGGGCGCGCTCAAGCTCAAGGAGATCAGCTACATCCACGCCGAGGGGTTGCCCGCGGCGGAGATGAAGCACGGCCCGATCGCGCTGATCGACGAGAACATGCCGGTCGTGTTCGTCGCGCCGTCGGACGAGGTCTATGAGAAGGTCGTGTCGAACATCCAGGAGGTGAAGGCGCGCGGCGGGCGCATTCTGGTGATCGGCACGGAAGGCAACGGCGACCTCCGCGCGATCGTGGATCACCAGCTCAACGTGCCGCGCACGTCGCCCATGCTCTCGCCGCTGCTGACGGTGATCCCGCTGCAGCTGCTGGCATACCATATCGCCGTGCTGCGCGGCTGCGATGTCGACCGCCCGCGCAACCTGGCAAAGAGTGTGACCGTCGAGTAG